One Luteimonas sp. MC1825 DNA segment encodes these proteins:
- the creD gene encoding cell envelope integrity protein CreD, giving the protein MRLWFKVVMVAAMTLAILVALAMVRGVIDERQARRAEAVASVVAGFGGAQVLAGPVLVVPYVEEVEEDVRDAAGILHKVTRTRERQWTFFPETLLVDGALAPDTRRRGLHQVRVYQWSGSLRARFDARIPDEVGRVRRIGRPWLAHGIADVRGLRELPVFTLDGKALPLVQGLGHADGPGLHARLAAPRAGQRLAFATALALELRGTESFAMLPVARSNDLRLQSSWRHPKFEGLSPQHDIGADGFRARWQVAALATGAQREYRHAPDVARHAGGADGAQTSAVRVALIDPVNAYLQAERATKYGVLFVVLTFVGFFMFELLRQLPIHPVQYALVGLAIALFFLLLVSLGEHIAFGWAYLVAASACIGLIGFYLSAVLRGVLRGVGFAAMLALLYAALYGLLVSEDNALVLGAGLLFAILAAIMVLTRKVDWYALSGRGA; this is encoded by the coding sequence ATGCGTCTCTGGTTCAAGGTGGTGATGGTCGCGGCGATGACGCTGGCGATCCTGGTGGCGCTGGCGATGGTCCGCGGCGTGATCGACGAGCGCCAGGCGCGACGCGCGGAAGCGGTGGCCAGCGTGGTGGCGGGCTTCGGCGGGGCGCAGGTGCTGGCGGGACCGGTGCTGGTGGTGCCGTACGTGGAGGAGGTCGAAGAGGACGTGCGCGATGCGGCCGGCATCCTGCACAAGGTGACGCGCACGCGCGAGCGGCAGTGGACGTTCTTCCCGGAGACCCTGCTGGTCGATGGCGCGCTGGCGCCGGACACGCGCCGCCGCGGCCTGCACCAGGTGCGGGTGTACCAGTGGTCCGGCTCGCTGCGGGCGCGCTTCGACGCGCGCATCCCCGACGAAGTCGGCCGCGTGCGGCGCATCGGCCGGCCGTGGCTGGCGCACGGCATCGCCGATGTGCGCGGACTGCGCGAGCTGCCGGTGTTCACGCTCGACGGCAAGGCGCTGCCGCTGGTGCAGGGCCTGGGCCATGCCGACGGGCCGGGACTGCATGCGCGCCTGGCGGCACCGCGCGCGGGGCAGCGCCTGGCGTTCGCGACCGCGCTCGCGCTCGAGCTGCGCGGCACCGAGTCGTTCGCCATGCTGCCGGTGGCGCGCAGCAACGACCTGCGCCTGCAGTCGTCGTGGCGGCATCCGAAGTTCGAGGGCCTCTCGCCACAGCACGACATCGGCGCCGACGGCTTCCGCGCGCGCTGGCAGGTGGCGGCGCTCGCCACCGGCGCGCAGCGCGAATACCGCCACGCCCCCGATGTCGCCCGGCACGCAGGCGGCGCGGACGGGGCGCAGACCAGCGCGGTCCGCGTGGCGCTGATCGACCCGGTAAACGCCTACCTGCAGGCCGAGCGCGCCACCAAGTACGGCGTGCTGTTCGTGGTCCTGACCTTCGTCGGCTTCTTCATGTTCGAACTGCTGCGGCAGCTGCCGATCCATCCCGTGCAGTACGCGCTGGTGGGGCTGGCGATCGCGCTGTTCTTCCTGCTGCTGGTCAGCCTCGGTGAACACATCGCCTTCGGATGGGCCTATCTGGTCGCGGCGTCGGCCTGCATCGGGCTGATCGGCTTCTACCTGTCCGCGGTGCTGCGCGGCGTGCTGCGTGGCGTCGGCTTCGCCGCCATGCTGGCACTGCTCTATGCCGCGCTCTACGGCCTGCTGGTGTCGGAGGACAACGCGCTGGTGCTGGGCGCCGGCCTGCTGTTCGCGATCCTGGCCGCGATCATGGTGCTGACCCGCAAGGTGGACTGGTACGCGCTGTCCGGACGTGGTGCATGA
- a CDS encoding phosphatase PAP2 family protein, producing MPRPPAPTPSPDAARGGDLAWCLRTNGWCATTHVLRVFATVSRLGDGVAWCVLMAALVVLDGIQGLAASAHLAATGVVALLLYKALKRWTRRPRPFATDVRVRAWIAPLDEFSFPSGHTLHAVAFTIVALAYYPQLAWLLLPFTALVALSRVVLGLHYPSDVLAATAIGAALAAGSLALGRMLPAIG from the coding sequence ATGCCGCGACCACCCGCGCCAACGCCCTCGCCTGACGCCGCGCGCGGCGGCGATCTTGCCTGGTGCCTGCGCACCAACGGCTGGTGCGCCACGACGCACGTGCTGCGCGTCTTCGCCACCGTAAGCCGGCTCGGCGACGGCGTGGCCTGGTGCGTGCTGATGGCGGCGCTGGTGGTGCTGGATGGCATCCAGGGGCTGGCGGCATCGGCACACCTGGCGGCCACCGGCGTGGTCGCGCTGCTGCTGTACAAGGCGCTCAAGCGCTGGACGCGGCGGCCGCGGCCGTTCGCCACCGACGTGCGCGTCCGCGCCTGGATCGCCCCGCTCGACGAGTTCAGCTTTCCCTCCGGGCATACCCTGCATGCGGTGGCCTTCACCATCGTCGCGCTGGCCTACTACCCGCAGCTGGCGTGGCTGCTGCTGCCGTTTACCGCGCTGGTTGCGCTGTCGCGCGTGGTGCTGGGCCTGCACTACCCCAGTGACGTGCTCGCGGCCACGGCGATCGGCGCGGCGCTGGCCGCGGGGTCCCTTGCACTGGGCCGCATGTTGCCGGCCATCGGCTGA